A single window of Aspergillus puulaauensis MK2 DNA, chromosome 5, nearly complete sequence DNA harbors:
- a CDS encoding uncharacterized protein (COG:K;~EggNog:ENOG410Q2P7;~InterPro:IPR036864,IPR007219,IPR001138;~PFAM:PF00172,PF04082;~TransMembrane:1 (o498-516i);~antiSMASH:Cluster_5.3;~go_function: GO:0000981 - DNA-binding transcription factor activity, RNA polymerase II-specific [Evidence IEA];~go_function: GO:0003677 - DNA binding [Evidence IEA];~go_function: GO:0008270 - zinc ion binding [Evidence IEA];~go_process: GO:0006351 - transcription, DNA-templated [Evidence IEA];~go_process: GO:0006355 - regulation of transcription, DNA-templated [Evidence IEA]) produces the protein MESPAMSSYTHTPTGRLNRRGLGNACHLCRHRKIRCDRAKPACETCRLAAVPCVFTPLPARPRKTIHQKLADTRAQIQQLEEELRAQKRPSPILRYAGPRLEEPGRFDTAIAAFQWHMPFFDPDPIFDLDEFYRELIEEAGSPCESEPTSFGIVKWPSARLVRCALHYYKSTGLYSVFPAVDVDEVDRILNSSNFDLEGESIDVASRACLAAFTALVTGLRRDEPVFVAIGADPIAYVRAALTLLPELAMHDTNVRALEALLLLTLYICPLGLPQTGEVLLSMAVKILFNLGGNTKNPKQNGQHLRALFWVAYGIDKENCLRRSRPPLINDADCDLDLPGTYVSEYADYHFFGGESSPSSTALLYPADLRMAILKSRIYRLLYSVEGQRQSMARRLQYIRELDQELSDMKADFPHRCQPDGFAWGSVPDTLFHDLNLRGVSIHLGYYFCLTKIHAAASMGNDSFSPPPPSSVEVCYQAARSTLLYISRVRQGIIPETYWIYAQFIITAVLALYRRLLVAPDGSYVYDDIQIMDEIAGIFSRLYNSSCDAGRPFAPYMITERFVSKITALARERIT, from the exons ATGGAATCACCGGCCATGTCGAGCTATACTCATACTCCCACTGGCAGGCTTAATCGCCGTGGCCTGGGCAACGCCTGCCACCTCTGCCGCCACCGCAAG ATCCGCTGCGACAGGGCCAAGCCCGCCTGCGAAACCTGCCGCCTGGCTGCGGTTCCCTGCGTCTTCACTCCGTTGCCAGCCCGCCCCCGGAAAACGATCCATCA GAAATTGGCCGATACCAGggcccagatccagcaaTTAGAGGAGGAGTTGCGGGCACAGAAACGCCCGTCTCCCATTCTGCGCTATGCCGGCCCGCGTCTGGAGGAGCCAGGCAGATTCGACACGGCCATTGCGGCCTTTCAGTGGCATATGCCATTTTTCGATCCAGACCCGATATTCGACTTGGATGAATTCTACCGCGAGTTAATTGAGGAGGCGGGGTCTCCATGTGAAAGCGAGCCCACGAGTTTCGGCATCGTAAAATGGCCGTCTGCTCGTCTAGTCCGGTGCGCCTTGCACTATTACAAGAGCACCGGCCTGTATTCGGTGTTCCCAGCTGTCGATGTGGATGAAGTAGATCGTattctcaacagcagcaacttTGATCTCGAAGGCGAGTCGATTGATGTTGCGAGTCGGGCCTGTCTCGCTGCGTTTACGGCTCTTGTCACTGGTCTTCGCCGCGATGAGCCTGTCTTCGTTGCAATAGGAGCTGATCCCATTGCCTATGTCAGGGCAGCTCTTACTCTACTGCCTGAATTGGCTATGCATGATACCAACGTACGGGCGCTGGAAGCCTTACTATTACTT ACACTTTACATCTGCCCCCTCGGCCTCCCACAAACCGGCGAGGTTCTACTCTCCATGGCCGTGAAAATCCTCTTCAATCTAGGCGGAAACACCAAAAACCCAAAGCAGAACGGCCAACACCTCCGGGCTCTGTTCTGGGTTGCATACGGAATCGACAAAGAGAACTGCCTCCGCCGGTCTCGACCACCCTTAATCAACGACGCAGACTGCGACCTGGACCTCCCTGGTACCTATGTTTCAGAATACGCCGACTACCACTTCTTCGGCGGGGAAAGCTCCCCCTCGTCCACTGCCCTCCTCTACCCAGCGGATCTCCGCATGGCCATTCTCAAATCCCGAATCTACCGCCTCCTCTACTCCGTCGAGGGCCAGAGACAGTCCATGGCCAGACGTCTGCAGTATATCCGCGAACTCGACCAAGAGCTCAGCGACATGAAGGCAGACTTTCCCCACCGGTGCCAGCCAGACGGGTTCGCGTGGGGGAGTGTACCCGATACCCTCTTCCACGACCTTAACCTGCGCGGCGTGTCTATACACTTGGGATACTACTTCTGCCTCACGAAGATCCACGCCGCCGCTTCCATGGGCAATGATAGTTTCTCGCCCCCGCCCCCGTCGAGCGTCGAGGTATGCTACCAGGCTGCGCGGTCTACCTTGCTATACATCAGCCGGGTCCGGCAGGGCATTATTCCAGAGACATACTG GATCTACGCCCAATTCATAATCACGGCCGTCCTCGCGCTGTACCGACGCTTACTCGTCGCTCCAGACGGGTCATACGTCTACGACGACATTCAGATCATGGACGAGATAGCAGGTATATTTTCCCGATTGTATAATTCCTCCTGCGATGCTGGGCGGCCGTTTGCGCCGTATATGATTACCGAGCGGTTCGTTTCGAAGATTACGGCGTTGGCCAGGGAGAGGATTACCTGA
- a CDS encoding zinc metalloprotease (COG:O;~EggNog:ENOG410PIAE;~InterPro:IPR008754,IPR024079;~MEROPS:MER0029657;~PFAM:PF05572;~SECRETED:SignalP(1-19);~antiSMASH:Cluster_5.3;~go_function: GO:0008237 - metallopeptidase activity [Evidence IEA]) produces MLLFALPTILLGLSGLGAAFCGMPDLTDEDHAIMRQLQANTSNRLDTRAVSIDSIQVYVHVVTDSNLNDLYTDDIQKNIDVLNEEFADTAFDFELVDIRAIVYQYDKELKWNSYAEKAIKRHRIGTADTLNIYLVPRLFDGVFGYTTMPSAFKGNPLDDGIVIIRDAVPKLKDNGASLGLALVHEVGHWLGLAHTFDGGCSEPGDYIDDTPAEIGGSTGCPVGRDSCPDMPGLDPIHNHMSYYSDECKSEFTRGQMRLMEDTWKKYRDAHRPQTTKTKHPPPTKHLRPHGKPSHSGIKHSHSRTKHSHTGTKSTPSSTKSTPSSTKAKQTKAG; encoded by the exons ATGCTgctctttgctcttccaacCATTCTCCTAGGCCTTAGCGGTCTTGGAGCAGCCTTCTGTGGCATGCCAGACCTGACCGACGAGGACCATGCCATCATGCGCCAGCTGCAGGCGAATACTTCTAACCGACTAGACACTCGGGCTGTATCGATAGACTCAATCCAAGTCTATGTCCATGTTGTCACGGACTCCAACCTCAACGACCTGTATACGGATGATATCCAGAAGAAT ATCGACGTTCTCAACGAAGAGTTCGCTGACACCGCGTTCGACTTCGAGCTCGTCGACATCAGGGCCATCGTGTACCAATACGACAAGGAGTTAAAGTGGAACTCGTACGCTGAAAAGGCCATCAAGCGCCACCGCATCGGCACCGCCGACACCCTCAACATCTACTTGGTCCCGCGTCTCTTCGACGGGGTTTTCGGATACAC GACGATGCCGTCGGCCTTCAAGGGCAACCCCCTGGATGACGGCATCGTGATAATCCGCGACGCCGTCCCCAAGCTAAAAGACAACGGGGCTTCCTTAGGCCTGGCCTTGGTCCACGAAGTTGGCCACTGGCTTGGTCTGGCCCACACCTTTGACGGCGGTTGTAGCGAGCCTGGGGACTACATTGACGACACCCCGGCCGAAATTGGGGGGAGCACAGGTTGTCCTGTT GGCCGCGACTCATGCCCGGACATGCCTGGGCTGGATCCGATTCATAACCATATGTCCTATTATTCCGATGAGTGCAAGTCGGAATTCACGCGTGGCCAGATGCGGCTTATGGAGGACACTTGGAAGAAATACAGGGATGCCCATCGCCCTCAGACTACTAAAACtaaacaccctcctccaactAAGCATCTTCGCCCACACGGCAAACCCTCTCACTCGGGCATCAAACACTCTCACTCGAGGACTAAACACTCTCACACAGGCACTAAATCCACTCCTTCAAGCACTAAGTCCACTCCTTCAAGCACCAAAGCTAAGCAGACCAAAGCAGGCTAG
- a CDS encoding uncharacterized protein (antiSMASH:Cluster_5.3), with amino-acid sequence MAAESPSGDHWAADVTEDGLDSNEPMSLALPISVDLCQEEADPNEHGEVPRVGEKLEPTMAQAERKDSEVPADENPLALRTRDSNVYWREACGLVSKERLRYCDELFVF; translated from the coding sequence ATGGCTGCCGAATCGCCTAGCGGCGATCACTGGGCGGCCGATGTGACAGAGGACGGATTAGATTCCAACGAGCCAATGAGCCTTGCTCTTCCTATCTCGGTCGATCTTTGCCAGGAGGAAGCTGACCCAAATGAGCATGGGGAAGTTCCACGGGTGGGCGAGAAGTTAGAACCGACCATGGCCCAAGCCGAGAGAAAAGACAGTGAAGTGCCGGCAGATGAAAACCCACTCGCACTGCGGACTCGGGATTCAAATGTTTACTGGCGGGAAGCTTGCGGTCTTGTATCGAAGGAGCGATTGCGATACTGCGATGAATTATTTGTGTTCTAG
- a CDS encoding uncharacterized protein (COG:S;~EggNog:ENOG410PRZG;~InterPro:IPR024652,IPR008949;~antiSMASH:Cluster_5.3;~go_function: GO:0016838 - carbon-oxygen lyase activity, acting on phosphates [Evidence IEA]): protein MTVIHKQTEEILRAWLHNVGFDLRQAARPFHTELYAELEEWITSQNLQEHQLSRILVLLPACTSAADKWYPHATHQVKRYIALYTTFLLYVDDKAEQDLESILPDLKRVSSGACNGLHALKCDDTVVDLWLELVATETGKLYGPYSTGVITKGLVDFMLGNTVESICAAGLLKLPAKFGQRASKFVRDKTGAGEVYAHFIFPEHLAAENGHLPTYAPFVACMLDIIDDVNDILSFFKESVVGTEMNTNIMNRARTSGCSPHYVLEQICRETVETADAVSNAVGGKSVVGKLWKDFINGYIMWHICEDRYQLKEIGIAMRHGQTVSNSIE, encoded by the coding sequence ATGACAGTCATTCATAAGCAGACAGAAGAAATCCTTCGAGCTTGGTTACATAACGTTGGATTTGACCTCCGACAGGCAGCGCGGCCATTTCACACAGAACTTTACGCGGAGCTCGAAGAATGGATCACTTCCCAGAATCTCCAGGAGCACCAACTGAGCCGCATTTTGGTGCTCTTGCCAGCATGTACCAGCGCCGCAGATAAGTGGTATCCTCATGCTACCCACCAGGTGAAACGATACATTGCGCTCTACACCACCTTTCTTCTCTATGTAGACGATAAAGCAGAACAGGACCTTGAAAGCATCCTTCCCGATCTTAAGCGAGTTTCATCTGGTGCCTGCAATGGTCTCCATGCTTTAAAGTGCGATGATACTGTTGTGGATCTGTGGTTGGAGCTCGTTGCTACTGAAACCGGGAAGCTGTATGGTCCTTATTCAACTGGGGTCATTACCAAGGGCCTCGTCGACTTCATGCTGGGGAATACAGTCGAATCAATTTGCGCGGCAGGCCTGCTGAAGCTTCCAGCAAAGTTTGGACAAAGAGCATCCAAGTTTGTACGTGACAAGACCGGCGCTGGGGAAGTATATGCCCATTTCATATTCCCTGAGCATCTTGCAGCTGAGAATGGGCACTTGCCGACCTATGCGCCCTTTGTTGCATGTATGCTGGACATCATTGACGATGTGAACGATATTCTGTCGTTCTTCAAGGAGTCGGTGGTCGGAACCGAGATGAACACGAACATCATGAACAGAGCTCGTACCTCAGGTTGCAGCCCTCATTATGTGCTAGAGCAAATTTGCAGGGAAACAGTTGAGACTGCGGATGCTGTCAGTAATGCAGTTGGGGGAAAGAGTGTTGTTGGGAAGCTTTGGAAGGACTTTATTAACGGCTATATTATGTGGCACATTTGTGAGGACCGGTATCAGCTGAAGGAAATTGGGATCGCGATGAGACACGGACAAACAGTGTCTAATAGTATTGAATAA
- a CDS encoding uncharacterized protein (COG:S;~EggNog:ENOG410PY96;~InterPro:IPR023213,IPR003480;~PFAM:PF02458;~antiSMASH:Cluster_5.3;~go_function: GO:0016747 - transferase activity, transferring acyl groups other than amino-acyl groups [Evidence IEA]) — MAQSHSFEPYILTPLDHSTAPVHFSFFLTFLCQNPAAGVSALEKGVQRLTTLLPFLSGNVVPSIQLKDTKNVFEVQPTDPSHLRKLPMLKIKQHAQCISARNIALNTPALSSDDLLNLRFIPLPFGTPASEPQPVLRLQANVMADGIVLCVCFHHLATDGLGISSITQALSECCRNPDQPPERLLSSPESEAQSRTRIFQSGNEIHRALYNGHASSIRKAALSSDPGALTSCRFCLDAEQIRRLREACTKVRWINPSAPKYDASRQGFSNNEVVTALIWLCGMRAQSRATSIGRNRPSLAGLNSSLLFAVDVRGILNIPRTYMGNAIATPTSTYHFKDTELHGADTLVFDTDTPSDLHEFNPNDITLLANLALSIQQTYQSVNRSYVRSAISTIMASKDWLLPAKHGDLSVSSLRDAPVYDMDFGPCLGTPCDVDVPDNRTDGLAWITPARSDYSARLMGYRSRGFWEVRLSLSPAAMESLRSDRLWRQVTLEKPKERTSAIQGKL, encoded by the coding sequence ATGGCCCAGTCTCATTCCTTTGAACCATATATTCTGACACCCTTGGACCATTCAACTGCGCCAGTTCATTTCTCGTTCTTCCTTACTTTTCTGTGCCAGAATCCCGCCGCAGGAGTATCAGCATTGGAAAAAGGTGTCCAGCGTCTAACTACGCTGCTTCCATTTTTGTCAGGCAACGTTGTCCCATCCATTCAACTAAAAGACACAAAGAATGTCTTCGAGGTGCAACCGACAGATCCATCCCATCTGCGCAAGCTACCCATGCTCAAGATAAAGCAGCATGCGCAGTGTATCTCAGCCCGTAATATTGCTCTGAACACTCCTGCTCTGTCCTCTGATGATCTTCTCAATCTTCGCTTTATACCTCTCCCATTTGGTACCCCTGCCTCCGAACCGCAGCCGGTTCTACGACTCCAGGCGAATGTGATGGCCGATGGCATTGTTCTCTGCGTGTGCTTCCATCACCTTGCCACTGATGGTCTTGGAATATCATCAATCACGCAGGCTCTCTCTGAGTGCTGCCGCAATCCCGACCAACCGCCTGAAAGACTGTTGTCCTCTCCTGAAAGCGAGGCGCAAAGCAGGACAAGAATATTCCAGAGCGGAAACGAAATCCACCGGGCCCTGTACAACGGCCATGCGTCCTCCATTCGGAAGGCAGCACTAAGCTCTGACCCTGGAGCCCTAACCAGCTGCCGCTTTTGCCTCGACGCTGAGCAGATAAGAAGGCTTCGCGAAGCCTGTACCAAGGTGCGCTGGATCAACCCGTCAGCCCCTAAATATGATGCCAGCCGGCAAGGCTTCTCTAACAACGAGGTCGTAACCGCTTTGATCTGGCTTTGCGGAATGCGTGCACAGTCGCGCGCGACATCAATAGGGAGGAATAGGCCTTCATTAGCTGGCCTCAACTCTTCTCTCTTGTTTGCGGTGGATGTTCGTGGGATTCTCAACATCCCACGTACATATATGGGCAATGCAATCGCCACTCCTACATCCACGTACCACTTCAAAGATACAGAGTTGCATGGTGCAGATACTTTGGTGTTCGATACAGACACTCCTAGTGACTTGCACGAATTCAACCCAAATGACATTACCCTTCTTGCCAACCTGGCTCTATCAATCCAGCAAACATACCAGTCTGTCAACCGCAGCTATGTCCGGAGTGCCATCTCGACTATCATGGCAAGCAAAGATTGGCTCCTTCCGGCCAAGCATGGTGACTTGTCAGTCAGTAGCTTGCGTGACGCACCGGTATACGATATGGATTTTGGCCCGTGTTTGGGGACCCCTTGTGATGTCGATGTGCCGGATAACAGAACGGATGGACTTGCCTGGATCACACCGGCACGCTCTGACTATAGTGCTCGCTTGATGGGCTATCGAAGTAGGGGATTCTGGGAGGTTCGACTTTCATTAAGTCCAGCTGCAATGGAATCCCTTAGAAGCGATAGGCTGTGGCGGCAGGTCACCTTGGAGAAGCCCAAGGAAAGAACAAGTGCTATTCAGGGCAAATTGTAG
- a CDS encoding cytochrome P450 (COG:Q;~EggNog:ENOG410PKUU;~InterPro:IPR001128,IPR017972,IPR002401,IPR036396;~PFAM:PF00067;~SMCOG1034:cytochrome P450;~antiSMASH:Cluster_5.3;~go_function: GO:0005506 - iron ion binding [Evidence IEA];~go_function: GO:0016705 - oxidoreductase activity, acting on paired donors, with incorporation or reduction of molecular oxygen [Evidence IEA];~go_function: GO:0020037 - heme binding [Evidence IEA];~go_process: GO:0055114 - oxidation-reduction process [Evidence IEA]): MENTKIVILFTLALLYYCASILRRPKLPLPPGPPRLPLIGNLHQLRQLQSEPWKTYQKWHRKYGPIITLKYGQHTFIMLGNHQVTKDILEKRGDRYSSRPRMVVAERVTKNLQTSVMPYGPLWKTHRRLQTSLLNSRTCQLYHEIQDVESHQLLHDMLSTNDFTDRFRRFSSSLIYTLAYGKRMPRGDEHEVQEIDLLIKNLMEVSRLRPVDIFPILEYLPRQMSKWKQIADDFHHREVKLFTQNLKSALQRGPWNWAKSLAGVQEAQQLTEKELSYVIGFLYEAGSDTTTAVLEVFTLATLLHPDAVRTAQLELDTVVGQHRLPSFDDLSKLPFTMAFVKEVLRWRPIVTAGVPRLAEQEDEYMGYRIPKGAVLIANHWSIDHDADVFENAESFRPQRWLDHTNLPPSSGFGVGRRVCVGKHLTTNSLNIVIARLLWAYDIMPEKNGNEAGLMDPFKMKQIGLVARPMPFRACFQVRSPSRGLAIRDIGARSQEGTDEILNRIQASVAGTKAV; the protein is encoded by the coding sequence ATGGAAAACACCAAGATTGTTATTCTGTTCACACTTGCTCTTCTCTACTACTGTGCCTCCATACTGCGAAGACCCAAGCTGCCGCTCCCCCCCgggcctcctcgtcttccgctGATTGGCAACCTTCACCAATTGCGACAACTGCAATCCGAGCCATGGAAAACATACCAAAAGTGGCATAGAAAGTACGGGCCGATCATCACACTCAAGTATGGCCAGCACACGTTCATCATGCTGGGAAACCACCAAGTGACAAAAGACATTCTCGAGAAGAGAGGTGACAGATACAGCTCAAGACCCAGGatggttgttgctgagcgGGTGACCAAGAACCTGCAAACAAGCGTTATGCCTTACGGCCCTTTATGGAAGACTCATCGCCGTCTGCAGACTTCGCTCCTCAACAGCAGAACTTGCCAGCTCTACCACGAGATCCAAGACGTCGAAAGCCACCAGCTCCTGCATGATATGCTGTCTACCAACGATTTCACAGACCGCTTCCGTCGGTTTTCGTCGAGTCTGATTTATACGCTTGCATATGGAAAGCGGATGCCGAGAGGCGATGAGCATGAGGTCCAGGAGATCGACCTTCTTATCAAGAATCTCATGGAAGTCAGTAGGCTACGGCCTGTGGACATTTTCCCGATTCTAGAATACCTTCCTCGACAGATGTCCAAGTGGAAACAAATAGCCGATGACTTTCACCATCGGGAGGTCAAACTGTTTACCCAAAACCTCAAGTCTGCTTTACAGAGAGGGCCCTGGAATTGGGCCAAAAGCCTCGCCGGGGTGCAAGAAGCGCAGCAGTTGACCGAGAAGGAATTATCATATGTCATTGGTTTCCTCTATGAAGCAGGGAGTGACACCACAACCGCTGTCCTCGAGGTTTTTACGCTGGCGACACTCCTCCACCCCGATGCGGTCCGGACAGCCCAGCTCGAGCTTGATACAGTTGTTGGGCAGCATCGACTCCCTTCGTTTGATGACCTGTCCAAGCTACCCTTCACAATGGCATTTGTGAAAGAAGTGCTCCGGTGGCGACCGATAGTCACCGCAGGAGTTCCTCGTCTGGCCGAGCAAGAGGATGAATACATGGGATACCGCATTCCGAAAGGCGCCGTTCTTATTGCAAATCACTGGTCGATCGATCATGATGCTGACGTGTTTGAAAATGCCGAGTCATTTCGTCCGCAGCGCTGGCTCGATCATACCAATCTGccacccagcagcggctTTGGGGTTGGGCGGAGGGTTTGTGTAGGCAAGCACCTTACTACGAACTCCCTTAACATCGTTATTGCTAGGCTGCTGTGGGCATACGACATCATGCCCGAGAAAAACGGTAATGAGGCTGGGTTGATGGATCCGTTTAAGATGAAGCAGATTGGCCTGGTGGCAAGGCCAATGCCTTTTCGCGCGTGCTTTCAAGTCCGGTCACCTAGCCGAGGGTTGGCGATACGAGATATAGGAGCGAGGTCTCAGGAAGGAACTGATGAGATCTTGAATCGTATCCAGGCCAGCGTCGCTGGTACTAAAGCTGTTTAG
- a CDS encoding uncharacterized protein (antiSMASH:Cluster_5.3), with amino-acid sequence MGYPIVLPNGEVTWYYSINAFHTDCPSCDGIIPANEKSWNWQQYTAQPIGFVNGVASNVVHGRGPYCAACFYGAKRQFDRIM; translated from the exons ATGGGCTACCCAATA GTTCTTCCCAACGGCGAGGTTACGTGGTACTACTCCATCAACGCCTTCCATACGGACTGCCCTTCATGCGATGGAATAATACCAGCGAATGAGAAGTCCTGGAATTGGCAGCAGTATACAGCTCAGCCGATAGGCTTCGTAAATGGTGTTGCAAGCAATGTTGTCCATGGTCGTGGACCTTACTGTGCCGCTTGT TTTTACGGAGCTAAAAGGCAGTTTGACCGGATTATGTGA
- a CDS encoding uncharacterized protein (COG:S;~EggNog:ENOG410PXXT;~InterPro:IPR003615;~PFAM:PF13391;~antiSMASH:Cluster_5.3), which translates to MGVFDEISDPRRRELISQIAARVDHHDLVEPGFWAFVWLADVVQLEGFTIDFVKLDSNISRKCVYTSPVWTKALKTWASTRDREANLSTTGDTGGTAEECRKRDGNRCLLSLGGDCVELVHIFPYPLSVMAGSEQYHEFWETLSTFCQPDRVEEWKDAISGPQGAQGLTNIMCLASTIHTMWGSSKFALKPVEMSDGGKTLKLEFYWLSDLPYAFKSLETPPDTPHNLDSSPRGTRILNCLEETIIRSGDTVVFKTDDPQRWPLPSIPLLQMQWLLNRMMSITGAADVTDPYLQLMDDEDVDSEEDTVE; encoded by the exons ATGGGCGTCTTTGACGAGATAAGCGACCCTCGACGTCGTGAGCTCATTTCCCAGATCGCCGCGCGCGTGGACCACCATGACCTAGTCGAGCCCGGATTCTGGGCCTTCGTCTGGCTGGCGGACGTGGTCCAGCTGGAGGGTTTTACTATAGACTTTGTTAAACTCGACAGCAACATCTCCAGGAAGTGTGTTTACACAAGTCCCGTGTGGACAAAGGCGTTGAAAACAT GGGCGAGCACCCGAGACCGCGAGGCAAATCTTTCCACAACTGGAGATACTGGAGGGACGGCAGAAGAG TGTCGGAAAAGAGACGGGAACCGATGCCTGCTGAGTCTCGGGGGTGATTGCGTCGAACTTGTGCATATATTCCCGTACCCTCTGAGCGTGATGGCGGGAAGTGAGCAGTATCACGAATTCTGGGAAACACTATCAACCTTTTGCCAACCCGACAGAGTGGAAGAGTGGAAGGACGCTATCTCTGGCCCGCAGGGTGCACAAGGCCTGACCAACATCATGTGTCTTGCCTCAACCATTCATACTATGTGGGGGAGCTCTAAGTTCGCGCTTAAGCCTGTCGAAATGTCCGACGGTGGAAAGACACTTAAGCTCGAGTTCTATTGGCTATCTGATTTACCCTATGCATTCAAGAGTCTAGAAACGCCGCCTGATACTCCGCATAACCTCGACTCATCCCCGCGCGGAACGCGGATACTGAACTGCTTGGAAGAAACAATCATTAGATCGGGAGACACTGTCGTCTTTAAGACTGACGATCCCCAGAGGTGGCCGCTCCCGTCTATCCCGCTACTACAAATGCAGTGGCTACTCAACCGTATGATGTCGATCACTGGAGCAGCGGATGTTACAGACCCATATTTGCAGCTcatggatgacgaggatgttgaCTCGGAAGAAGATACGGTGGAATAG
- a CDS encoding uncharacterized protein (antiSMASH:Cluster_5.3), giving the protein MENINKIEDTGEKDDLDKSDQLPIKASGFSAESFCYICNIAFVVWAPKSTPEVYSDKALLPDKQDRHCISYYRLILFHPGKNICRISGLSCLIDGDYSFHTRQAPWDEHTAIMRSTKNSCLNNELATALQYESRHLSGSDRLTCLEVHGRCWQLLCKHRIWSLCGGDIKIVMRALYRRHLHQKKQPLNSFEGFDELLQDDRELDPFYSDRIRFIIRQAGRRTRTQYHPIQCRPRTIYLSRLPLEILLLIANSLPSTDAAAVQKATGSYLGDTYWRSRIPDVFYEVRDLSTESLNWEYLCLELERLKLRWTIFYCSRDYTWEKLDEMVRFIGDNFNNT; this is encoded by the exons ATGGAaaatatcaacaagatcgAGGACACTGGAGAGAAAGACGACCTAGACAAGTCAGACCAGCTACCCATTAAAGCCAGCGGTTTTAGTGCGGAATCATTTTGCTACATCTGCAATATCGCATTCGTTGTCTGGGCCCCGAAATCAACCCCAGAGGTATATTCCGACAAGGCCCTGCTACCTGACAAGCAAGACAGACATTGTATTTCCTATTATCGCCTCA TTCTCTTCCACCCAGGGAAAAATATATGTCGTATCTCCGGCTTATCATGCCTTATCGATGGCGACTATAGCTTTCACACACGCCAGGCACCCTGGGACGAACACACGGCGATCATGAGATCCACAAAAAATTCATGCTTGAATAACGAACTTGCGACGGCCCTCCAGTACGAGAGCCGGCATTTATCCGGCAGTGATAGGCTTACATGCCTGGAAGTTCATGGTCGTTGCTGGCAGTTACTCTGCAAGCACAGGATTTGGTCTCTGTGTGGGGGTGACATCAAAATCGTGATGCGAGCTCTATATCGCAGGCATCTCCATCAAAAAAAGCAGCCATTAAACTCGTTTGAGGGTTttgatgagcttcttcaggatGACAGGGAACTAG ACCCTTTCTACAGTGACCGGATACGGTTTATAATCCGCCAGGCTGGACGCAGGACGCGCACACAATATCACCCTATACAATGCAGGCCTAGGACGATTTACCTGAGTCGACTCCCGCTAGAGATTCTACTCTTGATAGCAAATTCACTCCCGTCCACAGACGCTGCAGCGGTCCAGAAGGCCACCGGATCTTATTTAGGTGATACATACTGGCGCTCAAGAATCCCAGACGTCTTTTACGAAGTTCGAGACCTGTCCACTGAGAGCCTAAACTGGGAGTATCTATgtttggagctggaaaggcTGAAACTCCGCTGGACCATATTTTATTGCAGTCGCGACTACACTTGGGAAAAGCTGGATGAGATGGTCAGGTTCATTGGtgataattttaataatacaTGA